A genome region from Nocardia sp. NBC_01730 includes the following:
- a CDS encoding type II toxin-antitoxin system VapC family toxin, with the protein MIGYLDTSAFVPLLVDEPTSRACRRFWDDADAVVSNRLLYVETTAALAQAHRMRRLDDGPYSGCRRLLDRLWPQVEVIEIDEALMLRAAELADRCALQGYDAIHCSSAVQLDDPDLVAASGDKRLLDAWRTLGVATFDTNNPEDAV; encoded by the coding sequence GTGATCGGGTATCTCGATACCTCTGCTTTTGTTCCGCTACTGGTCGACGAGCCGACCAGCCGGGCCTGCCGCCGCTTCTGGGATGATGCCGACGCGGTGGTGTCGAACAGGCTCCTCTACGTGGAGACCACAGCAGCGCTCGCGCAGGCTCATCGGATGAGACGGCTCGATGACGGACCCTATTCAGGCTGCCGACGCCTATTGGACCGGCTCTGGCCGCAGGTCGAGGTAATCGAGATCGACGAGGCATTGATGCTGCGCGCGGCCGAGCTGGCCGATCGTTGTGCACTGCAGGGATATGACGCCATCCATTGCTCCTCCGCTGTACAACTCGACGACCCGGATCTCGTCGCAGCGTCGGGTGACAAGCGTCTACTGGATGCGTGGCGGACGCTAGGAGTGGCAACGTTCGACACGAACAATCCAGAGGATGCGGTCTGA
- a CDS encoding glycosyltransferase family 2 protein, giving the protein MPARDEKTVGLVLVTYQSAEDLPPFLESLPAAVEPLALEVIGVDNTSTDRSADIVDEFGGKVIRNSKNVGLAAAINQGAAATNAEWILVANPDTHLAPDSIAALVETALTDEAIGMIGPRVARLDGSPYPTGRRFPSLAVGIAHALLGGVWPSNPATRAYFGDPVTTVSDVDWISGCCMLFRRSAFDAVGGFDTRYFLYFEETKMALDMHRGGWKVVLDPGVEIRHREGGSMRSAPFRKIRSHHRSALRFYCDYHQGSPWLLFAPLVAAGLVVRGAASVLRTAITQRLRR; this is encoded by the coding sequence ATGCCCGCTCGTGATGAGAAGACTGTCGGTCTTGTCCTGGTGACCTATCAAAGTGCCGAGGACCTGCCGCCGTTCTTGGAATCGCTACCGGCGGCGGTCGAGCCGTTGGCACTCGAGGTGATCGGTGTCGATAACACCTCGACCGATCGCAGCGCCGATATCGTCGACGAGTTCGGCGGGAAGGTCATCCGTAACAGCAAGAACGTCGGATTGGCCGCTGCAATCAACCAAGGCGCAGCGGCAACGAATGCCGAATGGATTCTGGTCGCCAACCCTGATACGCACCTCGCCCCGGATTCGATAGCCGCGCTTGTGGAGACCGCCCTAACCGACGAGGCAATCGGGATGATCGGTCCGCGAGTGGCCCGGTTGGATGGATCGCCCTACCCGACCGGGCGTCGGTTCCCGTCGCTCGCAGTGGGTATAGCGCACGCGTTGCTCGGCGGTGTGTGGCCCAGCAATCCCGCGACGCGCGCGTATTTCGGCGATCCCGTCACCACGGTCAGCGACGTCGACTGGATCTCCGGCTGCTGCATGCTGTTTCGGCGCAGTGCGTTCGACGCAGTAGGCGGGTTCGACACCCGATATTTCCTCTACTTCGAAGAAACCAAGATGGCACTCGATATGCACCGCGGCGGCTGGAAGGTTGTGCTGGACCCCGGCGTCGAGATCCGTCACCGCGAAGGCGGCAGCATGCGCTCGGCCCCGTTTCGCAAGATCCGCAGCCACCACCGCAGCGCACTGCGGTTCTACTGCGACTACCACCAAGGCTCGCCGTGGCTGCTGTTCGCGCCGCTAGTCGCGGCGGGCCTGGTGGTGCGGGGCGCAGCGTCAGTCCTGCGAACCGCGATCACACAACGCCTGCGACGCTAG
- a CDS encoding helix-turn-helix domain-containing protein, protein MRRSRYEFARLVGVTPRTVILWENGRTNRMHAASQRLLDRVLSQADSVVVARFERAVTAGRGSVVVSESADAAPDTHTQLGTEIGLDKEVEEDDVRRRELLACIGAGMAGQAADLVTSEPEKMLAALDAGSISERRLGFLEQSVEVLGKRVVQVPPHELLHAGLEQFRMVRGCLGERQATHQQVRLVRTAGRLANVVGEILFNEGHFGQAQMWYNTAIHAAQDIGDRFSEDIALAGLAYLPTYSDEPKEVLQLLDGRLTENPSHGPAAAWLWGMAARAHASLGHADEFARCIARSAAALENVGPEDLAVGIFSFRPEKLAFYQAIGYSRLGRAEETAEAASRAIALYDPSETMEPALVRFEHAAALLASGEVDGACSMATQAITNSRTYIGLTVTKRAKQFDSTLGNLRTRAVAEWRQQARTVIESARTEV, encoded by the coding sequence ATGAGGCGAAGCCGGTATGAATTCGCGCGCCTGGTCGGCGTCACCCCGCGCACCGTGATTCTGTGGGAGAACGGCCGGACAAACCGGATGCACGCTGCGAGCCAGCGTCTCCTCGACAGGGTTCTGTCGCAAGCCGATTCAGTTGTCGTCGCGCGATTCGAGCGGGCGGTCACAGCGGGCCGAGGGTCGGTCGTCGTCAGCGAGAGCGCCGACGCGGCGCCCGATACGCACACCCAGCTCGGTACGGAAATCGGGCTCGACAAGGAAGTCGAGGAAGACGACGTGAGAAGGCGAGAACTGCTGGCCTGCATCGGCGCGGGAATGGCGGGCCAGGCGGCGGACCTGGTGACGAGCGAACCCGAGAAGATGCTGGCGGCCCTGGACGCGGGGTCGATCAGCGAACGGCGACTCGGGTTCCTCGAGCAGTCGGTCGAGGTACTCGGCAAGCGGGTGGTCCAGGTGCCGCCGCATGAGCTGCTCCATGCCGGCCTCGAGCAATTCCGCATGGTCCGTGGCTGTCTCGGCGAACGGCAGGCCACCCACCAGCAGGTTCGACTGGTGCGCACCGCGGGCAGGCTGGCCAACGTCGTCGGCGAGATCCTGTTCAACGAGGGACATTTCGGCCAGGCGCAGATGTGGTACAACACCGCGATCCATGCCGCGCAGGACATCGGCGACCGCTTTTCAGAAGATATCGCCTTGGCCGGTCTCGCATATCTGCCGACATATAGCGACGAACCGAAGGAAGTTTTACAACTACTGGACGGGCGCCTCACAGAAAATCCATCTCACGGTCCGGCCGCAGCCTGGCTGTGGGGAATGGCGGCACGCGCGCACGCCAGCCTCGGACATGCCGACGAATTCGCACGCTGTATCGCACGATCCGCCGCGGCATTGGAAAATGTCGGGCCGGAGGACCTTGCTGTCGGAATCTTTTCCTTTCGCCCGGAGAAACTCGCTTTTTATCAGGCGATCGGTTATTCCCGGCTGGGACGTGCCGAGGAAACCGCCGAGGCGGCCAGCCGTGCGATCGCGTTGTACGACCCCTCGGAGACCATGGAGCCCGCCCTGGTCCGCTTCGAGCACGCCGCGGCGCTGCTCGCCTCCGGCGAGGTCGACGGGGCCTGTTCCATGGCAACGCAGGCCATCACGAACTCGCGCACCTACATCGGCCTCACGGTCACCAAGCGCGCCAAACAGTTCGACTCGACACTCGGGAACCTGCGCACCAGGGCCGTGGCCGAATGGCGGCAGCAGGCCCGGACGGTGATCGAATCCGCCCGCACCGAGGTGTGA
- a CDS encoding aldo/keto reductase has product MSTDLHARPAEASGTFALGGDLPVHRLGYGAMQLTGHGVWGDPKDPDEAVRVLRRAVELGVDFIDTADSYGPFVSEQLIRKALHPYADELVIATKGGLTRGGPDDWRPVGRPEYLRQQAELSLRHLGVDRIDLYQLHRIDPQVPLADQLGELVLLQQEGKIRHIGVSQVSVEQLRQAREIATIVSVQNLYNLANRTDEDVLDYAEQENIAFIPWFPIATGELAKPGGPLDAISADHGATPAQLALAWLLRRSPVVLPIPGTSSVAHVEENTAAAGITLTDKEFDTLAAAA; this is encoded by the coding sequence ATGAGCACAGACCTCCACGCACGCCCGGCCGAAGCTTCCGGAACCTTCGCCCTCGGCGGCGACCTTCCGGTGCACCGGCTCGGCTACGGCGCGATGCAGCTGACCGGGCACGGCGTCTGGGGCGATCCGAAGGATCCCGACGAGGCGGTGCGTGTGCTGCGCCGCGCCGTCGAACTCGGCGTCGACTTCATCGACACCGCGGACTCCTACGGCCCGTTCGTCAGCGAGCAGCTGATCAGGAAGGCTCTGCACCCCTACGCCGACGAGCTGGTCATCGCCACCAAAGGCGGACTGACCCGGGGCGGACCCGACGATTGGCGTCCGGTCGGCAGGCCCGAGTATCTGCGCCAGCAGGCCGAACTCAGCCTGCGTCATCTCGGCGTCGACCGGATCGACCTCTACCAGCTGCACCGCATCGACCCCCAGGTGCCGCTGGCCGACCAGCTCGGTGAGCTCGTTCTGCTCCAACAGGAAGGCAAGATTCGCCATATCGGCGTCTCACAGGTGAGCGTCGAGCAGCTGCGCCAGGCACGCGAGATCGCCACCATCGTGTCGGTGCAGAACCTGTACAACCTGGCCAACCGCACCGACGAGGACGTGCTGGACTACGCCGAGCAGGAGAATATCGCCTTCATCCCGTGGTTCCCCATCGCCACCGGCGAACTCGCCAAGCCGGGCGGCCCGCTCGACGCGATCTCCGCCGACCACGGCGCTACGCCCGCGCAGCTGGCGCTGGCCTGGCTGCTGCGCCGCTCGCCGGTGGTGCTGCCGATCCCGGGCACATCCAGCGTCGCGCACGTCGAGGAGAACACCGCGGCGGCAGGGATCACCCTGACCGACAAGGAGTTCGACACGCTCGCCGCCGCCGCCTGA
- a CDS encoding TetR/AcrR family transcriptional regulator, with protein sequence MSVDNRRTARRASSGNSAPREIRRRPKNRRAQIAAASAAAFGALGYHGVSMEDIASGLGISSAALYRHYPSKYALFREELLRVGRAMTASVQLPEEAAAWPTEQRLRHVLDALIAITIENRPTVTLVRWEGRYLEPDDQTTLNEQQATVLGALGAQLAMLRPELTDDDHRVLRTALFSTITSIADHHANLPVKSLARLLSSACWSIVHADLPKEREVEPVAVVEIPDSFKHELLLRKAVELFHERGYPNVSVEDIATAAGLSAASAVYRFYRGKSDLLAAAFRRAAERVSGAIGPAVAAAVDSEDALTALIAKYVAGSFAERALTFVYYTEFQHVPAEERTVLRNIQRLSVEEWARLLREVRPELTPAEARFLIHAAFTVVVDLGRTFGNAPMAAQDRVRLLMRLVLFGSPARS encoded by the coding sequence ATGAGTGTCGACAATCGCCGTACGGCGCGGAGAGCGAGCAGCGGCAACTCGGCACCTCGGGAGATCCGGCGCAGGCCGAAGAATCGTCGGGCCCAGATCGCGGCGGCGTCGGCCGCGGCGTTCGGCGCTCTCGGCTACCACGGTGTGAGCATGGAGGACATCGCGTCCGGGCTCGGCATCAGCTCGGCGGCGCTCTACCGCCACTATCCGAGCAAGTACGCGCTGTTCCGAGAGGAACTGCTGCGCGTTGGCCGGGCCATGACCGCATCGGTCCAGCTGCCGGAAGAGGCGGCCGCCTGGCCGACCGAGCAGCGGCTGCGACACGTACTCGACGCGCTCATCGCGATCACGATCGAGAATCGCCCCACGGTCACCCTGGTGCGCTGGGAAGGCCGATACCTCGAACCCGACGACCAGACCACGCTCAACGAGCAGCAGGCGACGGTACTCGGCGCGCTCGGCGCGCAGCTGGCCATGCTGCGCCCGGAGCTGACCGACGACGATCATCGAGTGCTGCGCACCGCACTGTTCAGCACGATCACCAGCATCGCCGACCACCACGCCAACCTGCCCGTGAAATCGCTTGCCCGTCTGTTGAGTTCGGCGTGCTGGTCGATCGTGCACGCCGACCTGCCGAAGGAGCGGGAAGTGGAGCCGGTCGCGGTGGTGGAGATCCCGGACTCGTTCAAACACGAACTCCTGCTGCGCAAAGCGGTGGAGCTGTTCCACGAGCGCGGATACCCGAACGTCAGTGTGGAGGACATCGCCACCGCAGCGGGTTTGTCGGCCGCGTCGGCGGTGTATCGGTTCTACCGCGGCAAGAGCGACCTGCTCGCCGCCGCGTTCCGCCGTGCCGCGGAACGGGTTTCCGGCGCCATCGGGCCCGCGGTCGCGGCAGCCGTCGACTCCGAGGACGCGCTCACCGCGCTGATCGCCAAGTATGTCGCGGGATCGTTCGCCGAACGCGCCCTGACCTTCGTGTATTACACGGAATTCCAACATGTTCCGGCCGAGGAACGTACTGTGCTGCGCAATATCCAGCGGCTCAGCGTCGAGGAGTGGGCCCGGCTGCTGCGCGAGGTGCGTCCCGAACTCACTCCCGCCGAGGCGCGGTTCCTCATCCACGCGGCCTTCACGGTGGTCGTCGATCTGGGCCGCACCTTCGGCAACGCACCGATGGCCGCGCAGGACCGGGTGCGCCTACTGATGCGGCTGGTTCTCTTCGGCAGCCCCGCGCGATCATAG
- a CDS encoding radical SAM protein — protein MHADETLAHIYAEAVRGAPADELVRAVLLCHLAEPSTPATRLAEDLGVSLDTVRAGYRACQGSAAVARLVNSLYYPHRMRWSFATATVQEWQRVPERPERIRAHEPVLSETVEIHPTRGTCNYRCAMCLWSDQDQLTYATKQLDTSGLMTGDEWVRVLSELRANGVCRLAVSGGGEALINPDLPAILTSAADLGFEIHVYTTGFSIRPGGPLFDALLRCHRIRFSIHSPEPANYDRIAGTQPRQHALDRVVRNLGALLADRNVFPNVGIGFVIQPFNHSQIEAMVDFAADTGADWLDLRKDEVDVTAGLTADQLELVRSQLRAVRRRPRGIRIDLGDELVAIANGQIPDRSRTSECLGRYFRPTIGAYGHLTPCDLKAEPRFARTGHDLGSVKHSRILDVVAVSSVRRIPDDCAQCMPSSRTGNLIVHKLLDDLAAGIGLDDQPFLASQALCDRGSQD, from the coding sequence ATGCACGCAGATGAGACACTGGCGCACATCTATGCCGAGGCTGTGCGCGGTGCACCTGCCGATGAGCTGGTCCGGGCCGTGCTGCTGTGTCACCTGGCCGAGCCGTCCACCCCGGCGACGCGGCTGGCCGAAGACCTTGGTGTCAGCCTCGACACGGTGCGCGCCGGGTACCGCGCATGTCAGGGCAGCGCGGCTGTGGCTCGGCTAGTGAATTCGCTGTACTACCCCCACCGCATGCGGTGGTCGTTCGCGACTGCGACGGTGCAGGAATGGCAGCGAGTTCCAGAACGCCCCGAGCGGATTCGGGCGCACGAACCGGTGCTATCGGAGACGGTGGAAATCCACCCGACTCGCGGCACCTGCAACTATCGCTGCGCGATGTGTCTTTGGTCGGATCAGGACCAACTCACCTACGCCACCAAGCAGCTCGACACCAGCGGCCTGATGACCGGCGACGAGTGGGTTCGCGTGCTGAGCGAGCTTCGCGCGAACGGTGTTTGCCGCCTTGCCGTCTCCGGGGGCGGTGAAGCACTGATCAACCCGGATCTGCCTGCCATCCTGACCAGCGCGGCCGACCTGGGATTCGAGATCCATGTGTATACAACGGGATTCAGCATCCGCCCAGGCGGCCCGTTGTTCGATGCGCTGCTGCGTTGCCACCGCATTCGGTTCAGCATCCACTCACCTGAGCCCGCCAACTATGACCGCATCGCCGGCACCCAGCCACGCCAACACGCACTCGACAGGGTGGTGCGCAACCTCGGCGCGCTACTGGCGGACCGCAATGTATTTCCCAATGTTGGAATCGGTTTCGTGATCCAACCGTTCAATCACAGCCAGATCGAAGCCATGGTCGATTTCGCGGCAGACACCGGCGCCGACTGGCTCGACCTGCGGAAAGATGAGGTCGACGTAACCGCCGGTCTGACGGCCGATCAGCTCGAGCTCGTACGCAGCCAGCTGCGCGCCGTCCGGCGTCGCCCCAGAGGTATCCGGATCGACCTCGGGGACGAACTGGTCGCGATCGCCAACGGCCAGATCCCGGATCGTTCGCGCACCTCTGAATGTCTCGGCCGCTACTTCCGGCCGACCATCGGCGCGTACGGGCACCTCACACCCTGCGACCTCAAGGCCGAACCGCGATTCGCGCGCACCGGCCATGACCTCGGCTCAGTGAAACACTCGCGCATCCTCGATGTGGTTGCGGTGTCGTCCGTCCGCCGAATCCCGGACGACTGCGCCCAGTGCATGCCGAGTTCGCGGACCGGCAACTTGATAGTGCACAAGCTGCTCGATGATCTCGCGGCCGGGATCGGCCTGGACGACCAGCCGTTCCTAGCGTCGCAGGCGTTGTGTGATCGCGGTTCGCAGGACTGA
- a CDS encoding type II toxin-antitoxin system Phd/YefM family antitoxin, translated as MDVGIRELRDSLSRHLAEVRSGHTVTVTDHGQPIARIVPVGRLTRLEQLRSEGRIQPARENKQPAPEPIHGNGVVSELIEEQRR; from the coding sequence ATGGACGTCGGAATTCGAGAACTGCGAGATAGCCTCAGTCGACACCTGGCAGAGGTTCGATCAGGACACACGGTGACGGTTACCGATCACGGGCAGCCGATCGCCCGCATCGTTCCGGTCGGCCGCCTGACACGGCTGGAACAGCTCCGTAGCGAAGGACGCATTCAACCTGCGCGCGAGAATAAGCAGCCAGCGCCTGAACCGATCCACGGGAACGGCGTCGTCAGTGAGCTCATCGAGGAACAGCGCCGGTGA
- a CDS encoding MbtH family protein, whose translation MTNPFDDDAAKFYVLINEEGEHSLWPVVAAAPGGWTIAYGAADRKSCLRYVETHWVDMRPKSLIEAMSNEAN comes from the coding sequence ATGACCAACCCGTTCGACGACGATGCCGCCAAGTTCTACGTCCTGATCAATGAGGAGGGCGAACACTCCCTGTGGCCGGTCGTCGCGGCCGCTCCCGGCGGCTGGACCATCGCCTATGGCGCCGCCGACCGAAAGTCCTGTCTGCGGTATGTGGAAACCCACTGGGTGGACATGCGCCCCAAGTCGCTTATCGAGGCCATGTCCAACGAGGCGAACTGA